A stretch of the Panicum virgatum strain AP13 chromosome 9N, P.virgatum_v5, whole genome shotgun sequence genome encodes the following:
- the LOC120690137 gene encoding uncharacterized protein LOC120690137 has product MLMLRGTVPFVRPGPCWDLEKQCEKSVSVLRCKLGCSAAYNSVEGHHLQKPHIVHSYKVNFTRVSHHLCKSLKERTTRHWLHRFHVNASSDDDFRSSRNIAISLFKRYKNVIDRGSGDNLKEFISAGVNAYALGCTDEGLRKELMDIENSGLEIEGLGSCGGTSLKFKVHSSEIRECILWLGIVFITILCTPQPTVIRWSPTPPVSADVLHQWKGFCALIANAYYVKGMAWLPVKTLQLEQMAVTGTSEKPSVVASRMQLVFSTLEVVSPQWPRV; this is encoded by the exons ATGCTGATGCTACGAGGAACGGTTCCATTTGTGAGGCCCGGTCCTTGCTGGGACCTAGAAAAACAGTGTGAAAAGAGTGTTTCTGTTTTACGTTGTAAATTAGGATGCAGTGCGGCTTACAATTCAGTGGAAGGCCATCATCTACAGAAGCCACACATTGTTCATAGCTACAAAGTTAACTTTACTAGAGTGAGCCATCACCTGTGTAAAAGcttaaaagaaagaactacaagACACTGGCTG CATCGATTCCATGTTAATGCTTCGTCAGATGATGATTTCCGCTCGTCACGTAATATAGCAATCAGTCTATTCAAGCGATATAAGAATGTTATTGATCGAGGAAGTGGAGATAACCTAAAA GAATTCATCAGTGCTGGAGTGAACGCTTATGCCCTAGGGTGTACGGATGAGGGGCTTAGAAAGGAACTTATGGATATAGAAAATTCTGGTCTTGAGATTGAAGGCTTAGGGTCTTGTGGTGGAACCAGCTTGAAGTTCAAAGTCCACTCCTCTGAG ATTCGTGAATGCATTCTGTGGCTCGGTATAGTATTCATCACAATACTGTGCACACCACAGCCAACAGTTATCAGGTGGTCTCCTACCCCGCCGGTGTCAGCTGACGTGTTGCATCAGTGGAAAGGATTTTGTGCTCTAATCGCAAACGCTTACTATGTCAAAGGAATGGCATG GTTACCGGTGAAAACCTTGCAGCTGGAACAGATGGCTGTCACAGGAACTTCAGAGAAACCATCAGTAGTCGCTAGTCGGATGCAGTTAGTTTTCAGCACATTAGAG GTAGTTAGCCCACAGTGGCCAAGAGTTTGA